One window from the genome of Rufibacter tibetensis encodes:
- a CDS encoding SusD/RagB family nutrient-binding outer membrane lipoprotein: MKKLYIILLAGLLLGSCNNFDEDLNITPNSPSTASGMQLLANAMLSLPGLSSSPQGEFMAQYLAETQYPTASLYPTGGTSFYGLYQGPLMNIEEALNSKDLSALQGPVVNQLAVAKILKAYYFWHITDRWGDVPYTEALKGNKGFTPKYDTQESIYNSLFVLLKEANDQIVPGNVTNDIIYNGDMTKWKKLANTIRLLMALRISKVDPNKGRTEFNAALTDGIMASNADSFVFRHLADANNQNYWYGEVNRGREWWALTKTLVDYLKPVADPRLPVFGQPTRTSGDYIGLPFGTTVGMPNVAGYSLLGTAIYAQNATIYLVTYPQALFARAEAAKLGWIPGGDVEAKTNYEAAVRNSVIQWTVSPTVTTAAATANANTLLTKPGIAYDPANALQQIGTQRWIHLFMHGYEGWAEWRRTGYPNNLIPSGGNNVPTRQMYPSDESFLNATGYSAAVQRLNGGDTLYGKVWWDVD, encoded by the coding sequence GTTATATATCATTCTTTTGGCGGGGCTGCTTCTGGGGAGTTGCAACAATTTTGATGAAGATCTCAACATCACGCCAAACTCACCCAGCACGGCATCTGGCATGCAGCTGTTGGCCAATGCCATGCTATCTCTTCCGGGATTAAGTTCTTCACCGCAGGGCGAGTTCATGGCGCAGTACCTGGCCGAGACCCAGTACCCAACGGCTTCGCTTTACCCTACTGGAGGTACTAGCTTTTATGGCTTATACCAGGGACCATTGATGAACATTGAAGAGGCGCTTAATTCAAAGGACTTAAGTGCTCTCCAGGGCCCGGTTGTAAACCAATTGGCTGTTGCCAAAATTCTGAAAGCGTATTATTTCTGGCATATCACAGATAGATGGGGCGATGTACCATACACCGAAGCTTTAAAAGGTAACAAAGGGTTCACTCCTAAATATGACACGCAAGAGTCTATCTACAACAGCTTGTTCGTGCTGTTGAAAGAAGCCAATGACCAGATTGTGCCCGGCAATGTCACCAATGACATCATCTACAACGGTGACATGACCAAGTGGAAGAAGCTGGCCAACACCATCAGGTTGTTGATGGCCCTACGCATTTCCAAAGTAGACCCTAACAAAGGAAGAACGGAGTTCAACGCGGCCTTAACAGATGGCATCATGGCCAGCAATGCAGATAGCTTCGTGTTTAGACACCTAGCCGATGCAAACAACCAAAACTACTGGTACGGGGAAGTGAACAGAGGCCGTGAGTGGTGGGCCTTGACCAAAACGTTGGTAGACTACCTGAAACCAGTGGCTGACCCAAGGTTACCTGTCTTCGGACAGCCAACAAGAACTTCGGGGGACTATATTGGTTTGCCGTTTGGTACCACGGTCGGAATGCCTAACGTGGCGGGTTACTCGTTGTTAGGAACCGCCATCTACGCGCAAAACGCCACCATCTACCTGGTGACCTATCCGCAGGCCCTGTTTGCGAGAGCGGAAGCTGCTAAACTAGGCTGGATCCCGGGCGGAGACGTTGAAGCGAAAACCAACTACGAAGCAGCCGTACGCAACTCGGTGATTCAATGGACGGTAAGCCCTACGGTGACCACTGCCGCTGCTACGGCCAATGCCAATACACTGTTAACGAAGCCCGGAATAGCCTATGACCCAGCCAATGCCCTGCAGCAGATTGGGACCCAACGTTGGATCCACCTGTTCATGCACGGCTATGAAGGCTGGGCGGAGTGGAGGAGAACGGGTTATCCAAACAACCTGATTCCTTCGGGCGGAAACAACGTGCCCACAAGACAGATGTACCCGTCAGATGAGTCTTTCCTGAACGCCACCGGCTACAGCGCCGCAGTGCAGCGTTTGAATGGAGGAGACACTCTGTACGGGAAAGTTTGGTGGGATGTAGACTAA
- a CDS encoding SRPBCC domain-containing protein, producing the protein MKEFKKYYLLPATPEEVYIALTNPITMEIWTGEPAEMSTEPGTEFSLWGDSIVGKNLEFEENKKIVQQWYFEGEPEDSIVTIKLHPHKQGCSMEVKQTNIPDEAYTDITEGWDESYAGALLAFFEEQ; encoded by the coding sequence ATGAAAGAATTCAAGAAGTATTACCTCCTGCCGGCTACCCCAGAGGAAGTATATATAGCCCTCACCAACCCCATCACCATGGAAATCTGGACCGGTGAACCTGCCGAAATGTCTACAGAACCTGGTACTGAGTTCTCACTTTGGGGAGACAGCATTGTGGGTAAGAACCTGGAGTTTGAGGAAAACAAAAAGATAGTGCAGCAGTGGTATTTTGAAGGTGAACCCGAAGACTCCATTGTCACCATCAAGCTACACCCGCACAAGCAGGGCTGCTCCATGGAGGTCAAACAAACCAACATTCCAGACGAAGCTTATACAGATATCACCGAAGGCTGGGACGAAAGTTACGCCGGCGCTTTGCTGGCCTTTTTTGAAGAACAGTAG